A genomic segment from Odontesthes bonariensis isolate fOdoBon6 chromosome 8, fOdoBon6.hap1, whole genome shotgun sequence encodes:
- the rpl18a gene encoding large ribosomal subunit protein eL20: MKASGTLREYKVIGRLLPSVKNPNPPLYRMRIFAPNHVVAKSRFWYFVSQLRKMKKASGEIVYCGLVHEKTPLKVKNFGIWLRYDSRSGTHNMYREYRDLTTSGAVTQCYRDMGARHRARAHSIQIMKVQVIAANKCRRPAIKQFHDSKIKFPLPHRVLRRQHKPRFTTKRPNTFF, translated from the exons ATGAAGGCGTCCGGCACA CTTAGGGAGTACAAAGTCATTGGGCGTCTGCTGCCCTCTGTCAAGAACCCCAACCCCCCCCTGTACCGCATGAGGATCTTCGCCCCCAACCATGTGGTGGCAAAGTCCCGCTTCTGGTACTTCGTCTCCCAGCTGAGGAAGATGAAGAAGGCTTCCGGGGAGATCGTCTACTGTGGCCTG GTCCACGAGAAGACGCCTCTGAAGGTGAAGAACTTTGGCATCTGGCTGCGCTACGACTCTCGCAGCGGCACCCACAACATGTACAGGGAGTACAGAGACCTGACCACCTCTGGAGCCGTCACTCAGTGCT ACCGGGATATGGGAGCTCGCCATCGTGCCCGCGCCCACTCCATCCAGATCATGAAGGTTCAGGTCATCGCTGCCAACAAATGTCGCCGACCGGCCATCAAGCAGTTCCAC GACTCCAAGATCAAGTTCCCGCTGCCCCACCGGGTCCTGCGTCGCCAGCACAAACCCCGCTTCACCACCAAGAGACCAAACACCTTCTTCTAA